A single region of the Kineosporiaceae bacterium SCSIO 59966 genome encodes:
- a CDS encoding DeoR/GlpR transcriptional regulator, translating into MLTSTRRSSIIQALQASGEVSVTALADEFGVSPSTIRRDLNALSKEGRLMRVRGGGGAIEADPQPFHEVAPTQAREKELIGAAAAALVQDRDVVILDIGTTVQHVARNLRGRPVTVVTASLAAVDVLRDDPVVELVVLGGVLRSSYLSLVGALTEQALSQITADICFLGASGVRDDGAVLDSTSIEVPVKHAILRASDRTVLVAADDKFPGSGVMAICGPDEIDTVVTTRSATSSGLEHLRRTGTEVITA; encoded by the coding sequence ATGCTCACCTCGACGCGGCGCAGCTCGATCATCCAGGCGCTCCAGGCGTCCGGCGAGGTTTCAGTAACGGCACTGGCCGACGAGTTCGGCGTCAGCCCGTCGACGATCCGCCGGGACCTCAACGCACTCAGCAAGGAGGGGCGCCTCATGCGCGTCCGCGGCGGAGGGGGAGCCATCGAAGCTGATCCCCAGCCGTTCCACGAGGTGGCGCCGACGCAGGCGCGCGAGAAGGAGCTGATCGGTGCCGCCGCCGCAGCCCTCGTCCAGGACCGCGACGTGGTGATCCTCGACATCGGCACTACCGTCCAGCACGTCGCACGGAACCTGCGCGGCCGGCCCGTCACCGTCGTCACTGCGTCCCTGGCCGCCGTCGACGTCCTGCGCGACGACCCCGTCGTCGAGCTCGTCGTGCTCGGTGGCGTGCTGCGGTCGTCCTACCTGTCTCTGGTCGGGGCGCTGACCGAGCAGGCCCTCAGCCAGATCACCGCCGACATCTGCTTCCTCGGCGCGAGCGGCGTGCGCGACGACGGCGCGGTGCTGGACTCCACGAGCATCGAGGTGCCGGTCAAGCACGCGATCCTCCGCGCCTCAGACCGCACCGTGCTTGTGGCGGCGGACGACAAGTTCCCCGGGTCCGGAGTCATGGCCATCTGCGGCCCCGACGAGATCGACACCGTAGTCACGACGAGGTCCGCGACCTCGTCCGGCCTCGAACACCTACGCCGCACCGGCACGGAGGTCATCACAGCGTGA
- a CDS encoding carbohydrate kinase family protein: protein MRQGPEVPAGIDVLLAGDVFADLVFTGLRSAPRPGTETWSTGFAIAPGGIANMGVALARLGLRPAMSAVFGDDLFGVWTWDCLEQEGVDLSSSRRIGGGRTAVTASLVYDGDRAMVTYDEQAVVDVDAMIPADSHPSAAILYLGSRAAAGQWWRTAARSGTRVFADVAWDPSQKWDTALLDDLDACHAFLPNEAEARAYTRTDSATRAAAALAERVPVVAVTRGADGAVAVDQTTGETADVPGVPVDVVDTTGAGDVFVAAFTAASGWDLPLVHRVELSVLCSSLSVREPTGSLGAPSLRSLADWWSTTVTRAAAGEFRAQDLRRRFGFLDDLEPVTVLAAPHAR from the coding sequence ATGCGACAAGGGCCCGAGGTCCCGGCAGGGATCGACGTGCTGCTCGCGGGTGACGTCTTCGCTGACCTGGTGTTCACCGGGCTGCGCAGTGCGCCGCGTCCTGGCACCGAGACATGGTCGACCGGGTTCGCCATCGCCCCGGGGGGCATCGCCAACATGGGGGTCGCTCTCGCGCGGCTGGGACTGCGGCCGGCGATGTCGGCCGTCTTCGGGGATGACCTCTTCGGCGTGTGGACGTGGGACTGCTTGGAGCAGGAGGGCGTCGATCTGAGCTCGTCGCGTCGGATCGGGGGCGGGCGCACCGCGGTGACCGCCTCCCTCGTTTATGACGGCGACCGCGCGATGGTGACGTACGACGAGCAGGCCGTCGTCGACGTCGACGCAATGATCCCCGCGGACTCCCACCCGTCGGCGGCCATCCTCTACCTGGGCAGCCGTGCCGCCGCGGGGCAGTGGTGGCGCACCGCGGCCCGCTCCGGGACGCGCGTCTTCGCGGACGTCGCCTGGGACCCCTCGCAGAAGTGGGACACCGCACTGCTGGACGACCTCGACGCGTGCCACGCCTTCCTCCCCAACGAGGCAGAGGCGAGGGCCTACACCAGGACCGACTCCGCGACCCGGGCTGCGGCCGCTCTGGCCGAGCGGGTCCCTGTGGTGGCGGTGACCCGTGGTGCGGACGGTGCGGTGGCCGTCGACCAGACCACGGGTGAGACCGCGGACGTACCAGGCGTGCCGGTGGACGTCGTCGACACCACCGGCGCGGGCGACGTCTTTGTGGCGGCGTTTACCGCGGCGAGCGGCTGGGACCTGCCCCTGGTCCACCGCGTCGAGCTCTCCGTGCTGTGCTCGAGCCTCTCGGTTCGCGAGCCGACCGGCTCCCTCGGTGCCCCGTCGCTGCGGTCTCTGGCTGACTGGTGGTCCACGACGGTGACCCGTGCCGCCGCCGGTGAGTTCCGGGCCCAGGACCTTCGCCGCCGGTTCGGTTTCCTCGACGACCTCGAACCCGTGACGGTCCTCGCGGCCCCCCACGCCCGCTGA
- a CDS encoding Tat pathway signal sequence, translated as MPVYRPTTTNPAYRGMTAYAGDIHNHCGISYGHGSIQDAYRNARLQLDFASVTGHAAWHDMPAEPAHVNAYHAQGFERLRRSWDHVQDVTEAAHEDGEFVSLLSFEWHSMTYGDHCVYFPAGRGPLEIAQAPSLEALRSELRGLAAQGLSGMVVPHHIGYQAGRRGINWSTFDEELSPVVELVSMHGSGESDEAPRPYLHTMGPRDAGSTAFHGLSLGRRFGVIGSTDHHSAHPGSHGWGRAMVWADELTREGIWAAIQARRTYAVTGDSIMLATTIDSVPMGGEATARPGEPVEVQVNVRAGDSIDYVELVRNGTPVARTSPHRVATPARDFGGVLSVALGWGEVGVPVDWDVRLRLTEGRLRALEPRLRGYDTLADQAGETDSYSFSHWQQVGERDVALRTRTRGNPTVTTDATQEFALHVDAPLGAELVVETAGQTYRHTVAELLDGPRSHYVGGFLSGALVMNRAQPDAALTLAWELEDEGTGAAEDWYLVRVRQHNDQHAWSSPTWVRRASPHGARP; from the coding sequence GTGCCCGTGTACCGCCCCACGACGACGAACCCCGCGTACCGTGGCATGACCGCGTACGCCGGCGACATCCACAACCACTGCGGGATTAGCTACGGGCACGGCAGCATCCAGGATGCCTACCGGAACGCACGGCTGCAGTTGGACTTCGCCTCCGTCACCGGTCACGCGGCGTGGCACGACATGCCAGCTGAGCCGGCACACGTGAACGCCTACCACGCCCAGGGGTTCGAACGGCTGCGCCGGTCCTGGGACCACGTGCAGGACGTGACCGAGGCCGCGCACGAGGACGGCGAATTCGTGTCCTTGCTGTCGTTCGAGTGGCACAGCATGACCTACGGCGACCACTGCGTGTACTTCCCAGCCGGGCGCGGCCCGCTCGAGATCGCGCAGGCGCCGTCGCTCGAAGCGCTGCGGAGTGAGCTCCGAGGCCTGGCCGCGCAGGGTTTGTCCGGAATGGTCGTGCCACACCACATCGGCTACCAGGCCGGTCGTCGGGGCATCAACTGGTCTACCTTCGACGAGGAGCTCTCCCCTGTCGTGGAGCTGGTCTCCATGCACGGCAGCGGGGAGTCCGACGAGGCGCCGCGGCCCTACCTGCATACGATGGGTCCGCGTGACGCTGGCAGCACCGCGTTCCACGGGTTGTCCCTCGGCCGCCGGTTCGGGGTCATCGGCTCCACCGACCACCACAGCGCCCACCCGGGCAGCCACGGCTGGGGGCGGGCGATGGTCTGGGCCGACGAGCTGACGCGCGAGGGCATCTGGGCGGCCATCCAGGCGCGACGGACCTACGCGGTCACAGGGGACAGCATCATGCTCGCCACCACGATCGACAGCGTCCCGATGGGCGGCGAGGCGACCGCGCGGCCGGGTGAGCCGGTCGAGGTCCAGGTCAACGTCCGGGCCGGTGACTCGATCGACTACGTCGAGCTCGTCCGCAACGGCACCCCCGTCGCGAGGACCTCACCGCACCGGGTGGCGACGCCCGCGAGGGACTTCGGTGGCGTCCTGTCGGTGGCGCTCGGCTGGGGCGAGGTGGGTGTCCCGGTCGACTGGGACGTGCGCCTGCGCCTCACCGAGGGCCGACTCCGCGCGCTCGAGCCCCGGCTGCGGGGTTACGACACCCTTGCCGACCAGGCCGGGGAGACCGACAGCTACTCCTTCTCCCACTGGCAGCAAGTCGGGGAGCGGGACGTCGCCCTGCGGACCCGAACACGAGGCAACCCGACTGTCACGACCGACGCGACACAGGAGTTCGCGCTGCACGTGGACGCTCCCCTCGGGGCCGAGCTCGTCGTGGAGACAGCCGGGCAGACCTACCGCCACACGGTGGCCGAGCTGCTCGACGGCCCGCGGTCGCACTACGTGGGCGGCTTCCTGTCCGGCGCGCTGGTCATGAACCGGGCCCAGCCGGACGCGGCCCTGACGCTCGCCTGGGAGCTCGAGGACGAGGGCACCGGCGCCGCCGAGGACTGGTACCTCGTGCGCGTACGCCAGCACAACGACCAGCACGCCTGGAGCTCACCCACCTGGGTGCGCCGGGCCTCCCCCCACGGAGCCCGTCCATGA
- a CDS encoding ABC transporter substrate-binding protein, translating to MKAREVRRSTAVLGALALVGLAGCTPGESSGGGDADGSGETEIVWAVGGARSQPGGANTRIADLWNEQNPDTPVRIEVLPEAADGAREQQALVLQAQGSEFDVLGLDVVWTGEYVENGWLASLEDVRPELEDDLLPGPLESASWGGELWGVPLNTNTGVLYYRTDLVDGPPQSWQEICDAGAIDGYHPYIGQGAKYEGFVVNWLELYWSAGGEIYNEDQSEVLFDPDLAAEVTTYMADALAGGCFAPGYNTAMEEESRNAFQQGDVVFMRNWPGPYALIEEDTESPAHGNTAVAPIPAFGDAGEGVAAIGGFNNAVSAFSEHPDLATEFIVWAATDMAAQEILAEDAVLPVLQAYYDEVPDDSLTAELGEILQSARPRPSVPQWSAISLAMQDALFPAYNGDADPAEAAQTVREFLDGTIER from the coding sequence ATGAAGGCACGAGAAGTTCGTCGCTCGACCGCGGTGCTGGGCGCTCTCGCGCTCGTCGGACTCGCTGGCTGCACGCCGGGCGAAAGCTCCGGCGGTGGCGACGCCGACGGATCCGGTGAGACAGAGATCGTCTGGGCGGTCGGGGGTGCCCGCTCGCAGCCCGGCGGCGCCAACACGCGGATCGCCGACCTCTGGAACGAGCAGAACCCCGACACCCCGGTGCGGATCGAGGTGCTGCCCGAGGCGGCCGACGGCGCTCGCGAGCAGCAGGCCCTCGTCCTGCAGGCCCAGGGCTCGGAGTTCGACGTGCTCGGGCTCGACGTCGTCTGGACCGGCGAGTACGTGGAAAACGGCTGGCTCGCCAGCCTCGAGGACGTGCGCCCAGAACTCGAGGACGACCTGCTCCCCGGACCGCTCGAGTCGGCCTCGTGGGGCGGTGAGCTGTGGGGCGTCCCGCTGAACACCAACACCGGAGTCCTGTACTACCGCACGGACCTGGTTGACGGACCTCCGCAGTCCTGGCAGGAGATCTGCGACGCCGGTGCCATCGACGGCTACCACCCCTACATCGGCCAGGGAGCCAAGTACGAGGGTTTCGTCGTCAACTGGCTCGAGCTCTACTGGAGCGCCGGCGGCGAGATTTACAACGAGGACCAGTCGGAGGTGCTCTTCGACCCTGATCTCGCGGCCGAGGTGACGACCTACATGGCCGACGCGCTCGCCGGCGGGTGCTTCGCGCCGGGCTATAACACGGCCATGGAGGAGGAGTCGCGCAACGCCTTCCAGCAGGGCGACGTCGTCTTCATGCGCAACTGGCCCGGTCCGTACGCGCTGATTGAGGAGGACACCGAGAGCCCCGCGCACGGCAACACCGCCGTCGCTCCCATCCCGGCCTTTGGTGACGCCGGGGAGGGTGTGGCCGCGATCGGCGGCTTCAACAACGCGGTCAGCGCGTTCTCCGAGCACCCGGACCTCGCCACCGAGTTCATCGTTTGGGCGGCGACCGACATGGCCGCGCAGGAGATCCTCGCGGAGGACGCCGTGCTGCCTGTGCTGCAGGCGTACTACGACGAGGTTCCGGACGACTCGCTGACCGCCGAGCTCGGCGAGATCCTGCAGAGCGCCCGCCCGCGTCCGTCCGTCCCACAGTGGAGCGCGATCAGCCTCGCGATGCAGGACGCGCTCTTCCCCGCTTACAACGGCGACGCCGACCCGGCCGAGGCCGCGCAGACCGTGCGCGAGTTCCTCGACGGGACTATCGAACGCTGA
- a CDS encoding sugar ABC transporter permease, producing MTPSLAVMALVVLFPVLYAVYTSFQAYTRRQHEGFAGLANYQEVLGDSYFWDALWFTAVFTVTSVGAEFVIGLGFALIMNQGFRGRGVTRASILIPWVIPTVVAAQMWAFMFNVTPGFINSLFGLGDFNWLGQSGWATFAVVFADVWKTAPFAALLLLAGLQTIPAELYESARVDGAGPLQRFWHVTLPLLRPAILVALLFRTVEALRVYDLPQVMTGGAFGTESLSMAVRRYIVETPDPGLGSALSTLTFLIVLGVGVVFVSMIGKSVISEGSEER from the coding sequence ATGACCCCGTCGCTGGCCGTTATGGCCCTCGTCGTGCTGTTCCCCGTGCTCTACGCGGTCTACACGAGCTTCCAGGCGTACACCCGCCGACAGCACGAAGGGTTCGCCGGCCTGGCGAACTACCAGGAGGTCCTCGGGGACTCCTACTTCTGGGATGCACTGTGGTTCACCGCGGTCTTCACCGTGACGTCGGTCGGGGCCGAGTTCGTGATCGGGCTCGGCTTCGCGCTGATCATGAACCAAGGGTTCCGGGGGCGTGGGGTCACGCGAGCGTCGATTCTCATCCCCTGGGTCATCCCCACCGTCGTCGCGGCGCAGATGTGGGCGTTCATGTTCAACGTCACCCCGGGCTTCATCAACAGCCTGTTCGGCCTCGGGGACTTCAACTGGCTCGGCCAGAGCGGGTGGGCCACGTTCGCCGTCGTGTTCGCGGACGTGTGGAAGACGGCGCCGTTCGCGGCGCTTCTGCTCCTCGCGGGCCTGCAGACGATCCCGGCGGAGCTCTACGAGAGCGCCCGCGTCGACGGTGCGGGGCCGCTTCAGCGGTTCTGGCACGTGACCCTCCCCCTACTGCGGCCGGCGATCCTCGTGGCGCTCCTGTTCCGGACGGTCGAGGCCCTGCGGGTCTACGACCTGCCGCAGGTGATGACCGGGGGCGCGTTCGGGACCGAGTCGCTGTCCATGGCGGTGCGCCGCTACATCGTCGAGACGCCCGACCCGGGTCTGGGCTCCGCGCTGTCCACTCTGACGTTCCTCATCGTGCTCGGTGTCGGCGTCGTGTTCGTCTCGATGATCGGCAAAAGCGTCATCTCGGAAGGGAGCGAGGAACGATGA
- a CDS encoding carbohydrate ABC transporter permease, translating to MSVLTTKASRSAHGSRTRGERRSTLLRSGLLGIVLLWCLAPFVWLITTSLKQGDRALNSPDLLQGPFGLQNYIAVFQQDFGLNLRNTLAIASITTLLCTGVAALAAYALAKLPLRRKTLLLGGVLAASLFPPVALVPPLYEMWRTAGLLNTWEGLYISYLSFSLPLAIFILTTFFSAIPSELVEAAKTDGASAFQAFWRIVLPLAAPGVFSSAIITFVTAANEFLLASTFAPRNPEVAQTVPVAIASFTGAIEFQRPIGTITAASVVVTVPMIVLALVFQRRIVAGLTAGAVKG from the coding sequence ATGAGCGTCCTCACCACGAAAGCGAGCCGGTCGGCGCACGGGTCCCGTACCCGGGGGGAGCGCAGGTCCACCCTTCTGCGCAGCGGGCTGCTCGGCATCGTCCTGCTCTGGTGTCTTGCCCCCTTCGTCTGGCTCATCACGACCAGCCTCAAGCAGGGGGACCGGGCGCTCAACAGCCCGGACCTGCTGCAGGGCCCCTTCGGGCTGCAGAACTACATCGCCGTCTTCCAGCAGGACTTCGGGCTGAACCTGCGCAACACCCTGGCGATCGCCTCGATCACCACCCTGCTGTGCACGGGAGTCGCCGCGCTCGCCGCGTACGCCCTCGCCAAGCTCCCGCTACGACGTAAGACGCTGCTGCTCGGAGGTGTCCTGGCAGCCTCGCTCTTCCCCCCCGTCGCCCTGGTCCCGCCCCTGTACGAGATGTGGCGTACCGCGGGGCTGCTGAACACCTGGGAGGGGCTGTACATCTCCTACCTGTCGTTCAGCCTGCCGCTCGCGATCTTCATCCTCACGACGTTCTTCTCCGCCATCCCCAGTGAGCTGGTCGAAGCCGCCAAGACGGACGGCGCGTCCGCGTTCCAAGCCTTCTGGCGTATCGTGCTGCCGCTGGCGGCACCGGGGGTCTTCTCGTCGGCGATCATCACATTCGTCACCGCGGCGAACGAGTTTCTGCTCGCGAGCACCTTCGCCCCGCGCAACCCGGAGGTGGCGCAGACCGTGCCGGTCGCGATCGCGTCCTTCACCGGGGCCATCGAGTTCCAGCGGCCGATCGGCACCATCACGGCAGCCTCGGTCGTGGTCACCGTCCCGATGATCGTCCTCGCCCTCGTCTTCCAGCGCCGGATCGTCGCGGGCCTCACCGCCGGTGCGGTCAAGGGCTGA
- the nagB gene encoding glucosamine-6-phosphate deaminase produces MHVVIRPTATDLARLVADEVEALVRDHPATVLGLATGSSPLAVYAELRRRHQERGLSFASTRGFLLDEYVGLPRVHPQSYRSVMERELVAGLDFADGAVRGPDGTAADLDAECARYEHSIVEAGGVDLQILGIGSNGHVAFNEPGSSLASRTRVERLTPQTRRDNARFFDDDPDAVPATCLTQGLATILDARRIVLIATGKKKARAVAQMVEGPVSARWPATVLQWHTDVTVFLDPAAAQHLEVRERYDEVGRSVGARPR; encoded by the coding sequence GTGCACGTCGTCATCCGCCCGACCGCCACCGACCTCGCCCGCCTCGTCGCGGACGAGGTTGAGGCGCTCGTCCGAGACCACCCTGCGACCGTCCTGGGGCTGGCCACCGGGTCAAGCCCGCTCGCCGTCTACGCCGAGCTGCGCCGGCGCCACCAGGAGCGCGGGCTGTCGTTCGCGTCCACCCGGGGCTTCCTGCTCGACGAGTACGTGGGGCTGCCCCGGGTCCACCCGCAGAGCTACCGGTCCGTGATGGAGCGCGAGCTGGTCGCCGGTCTGGACTTCGCGGACGGAGCCGTCCGCGGCCCGGACGGGACGGCGGCCGATCTCGACGCGGAGTGTGCCCGGTACGAGCACTCGATCGTCGAGGCCGGCGGCGTCGACCTCCAGATTCTCGGGATCGGATCGAACGGGCACGTCGCGTTCAACGAACCAGGCTCGTCATTGGCGTCCCGGACGCGCGTCGAACGTCTCACACCTCAGACCCGGCGGGACAACGCGCGGTTCTTCGACGACGACCCCGACGCCGTACCGGCGACCTGTCTCACGCAGGGCCTCGCGACGATCCTCGACGCTCGCCGGATCGTCCTCATCGCGACGGGGAAGAAAAAGGCACGTGCCGTCGCCCAGATGGTCGAGGGTCCGGTCAGTGCACGGTGGCCCGCGACCGTGCTCCAGTGGCACACGGACGTCACCGTCTTCCTCGACCCTGCCGCGGCCCAGCACCTGGAGGTGCGTGAGAGGTACGACGAGGTCGGTCGGTCGGTCGGCGCCCGGCCTCGGTAA
- a CDS encoding histidine phosphatase family protein, which translates to MSAARVVLWRHGQTGHNAADRFQGQLDVPLDDVGRRQAHRAAEMLRGLAPTRIVSSDLSRAADTAAALAAVTGLEVETDAALRELFAGEWQGLTRAEIESRWPQEFAAWRSGEDVPVGGGERRSEAGRRAAAAIGRHAAATPDGGVLVVTGHGGALRGAMLNLLALPLAAWSAFGGLANTHWALLVPRGTGWSLAEYNVGPHGAHVGSEG; encoded by the coding sequence GTGAGCGCGGCCCGCGTCGTCCTGTGGCGGCACGGGCAGACCGGTCACAACGCCGCCGACCGGTTCCAGGGGCAGCTCGACGTCCCGCTGGATGACGTCGGACGGCGGCAGGCGCACCGGGCGGCGGAGATGCTGCGCGGTCTGGCGCCGACCCGGATCGTCAGCTCGGACCTGTCCCGGGCCGCGGACACCGCCGCAGCGCTCGCCGCGGTCACCGGGCTCGAGGTGGAGACCGACGCCGCCCTGCGGGAGCTGTTCGCGGGGGAGTGGCAGGGGCTCACCCGCGCCGAGATCGAGTCCCGCTGGCCGCAGGAGTTCGCCGCCTGGCGTAGCGGGGAGGACGTCCCCGTCGGGGGCGGGGAGCGGCGCAGCGAGGCCGGCCGGCGGGCCGCCGCGGCGATCGGGCGGCACGCCGCCGCCACCCCGGACGGCGGGGTGCTCGTCGTCACCGGCCACGGTGGGGCGCTGCGGGGGGCCATGCTGAACCTGCTCGCCCTGCCGCTGGCGGCCTGGTCGGCGTTCGGAGGGCTGGCCAACACGCACTGGGCGCTGCTCGTCCCCCGCGGGACGGGGTGGTCGCTGGCGGAGTACAACGTCGGCCCGCACGGCGCCCACGTCGGCTCGGAGGGATGA
- the rsfS gene encoding ribosome silencing factor — MPATDRAVQLATAAAEAAADKLADEIIALDVSEQLVITDVFVVASADTDRQVRAIVDEVEERLRGLGAKPVRREGLKEARWVLLDFVDVVVHVQQTEDRRFYALERLWKDCPALDLPVTGRPDGARTGRDGGDGGDGA, encoded by the coding sequence GTGCCCGCCACCGACCGCGCCGTCCAGCTCGCCACCGCCGCCGCCGAGGCGGCGGCCGACAAGCTGGCCGACGAGATCATCGCCCTCGACGTCAGCGAACAGCTGGTGATCACCGACGTGTTCGTCGTCGCCTCCGCGGACACCGACCGGCAGGTCCGGGCGATCGTCGACGAGGTCGAGGAGCGGCTGCGCGGCCTCGGCGCCAAGCCGGTGCGCCGCGAGGGGCTCAAGGAGGCCCGCTGGGTGCTGCTCGACTTCGTCGACGTCGTCGTCCACGTCCAGCAGACCGAGGACCGCCGGTTCTACGCCCTCGAGCGGCTGTGGAAGGACTGCCCGGCCCTCGACCTGCCGGTCACCGGGCGCCCCGACGGCGCCCGTACCGGCCGGGACGGCGGGGACGGCGGGGACGGAGCGTGA
- a CDS encoding LytR C-terminal domain-containing protein translates to MSGEEPAPSSRRERRARGTGPVAPGPPLPRPPTQVLPRRARRGARRRGAWVAVVVLLLVGALVAAVVLLGRDPAPGGTDDAGAAGPTDTLLATLADRGRVTGATLLSVGEEETAALLVPSRLLVDVAGGGRAALAEALSVSDDAPADAVADALDVRVDLGWVLDAAGLAALVDAVGGVVVDVDADVRTAEVSLAAGPRQRLDGRQAAAYATHLAAAEAEAARLARQEEVLTALVAGLPDDVGQVEEVLAAVGPLSRPVGGDTRAVAGLLVRVAEHLERDGGYGASVLPVREIATGGDEVLYGLADAEAAEVLAARFAGARRSGTGETVRVLVQNGAGTPGLEDLARERLVEAGFRFVGGGNAAVLGRRTSAVLVPQDTPRLREAGLGVVEALGLPQDVLAVGREAPTTADVIVVLGTDFAEVAAGAGGDS, encoded by the coding sequence GTGAGCGGCGAGGAGCCGGCACCGTCCTCCCGGCGGGAGCGCCGGGCCAGGGGCACCGGCCCGGTCGCCCCCGGTCCGCCGCTGCCTCGTCCCCCGACGCAGGTCCTGCCCCGACGCGCGCGACGGGGTGCCCGGCGCCGCGGCGCGTGGGTCGCGGTCGTCGTCCTCCTCCTCGTGGGCGCCCTCGTCGCGGCGGTCGTGCTGCTGGGCCGAGACCCTGCTCCCGGCGGCACCGACGACGCCGGCGCCGCGGGCCCGACCGACACGCTGCTCGCCACCCTCGCCGACCGCGGTCGGGTCACCGGAGCCACCCTGCTGTCGGTGGGGGAGGAGGAGACCGCCGCCCTGCTCGTGCCGAGCCGGCTGCTCGTCGACGTCGCCGGAGGCGGGCGGGCCGCTCTGGCCGAGGCGCTGTCGGTCTCCGACGACGCGCCCGCGGACGCCGTCGCCGACGCTCTCGACGTCCGGGTGGACCTCGGCTGGGTCCTCGACGCGGCCGGGCTCGCGGCTCTCGTCGACGCCGTCGGCGGTGTCGTCGTCGACGTCGACGCCGACGTGCGCACCGCGGAGGTGTCCCTGGCCGCTGGGCCGCGCCAGCGTCTCGACGGCCGACAGGCGGCCGCCTACGCCACCCACCTCGCAGCGGCCGAGGCCGAGGCGGCTCGGCTCGCCCGCCAGGAGGAGGTGCTGACCGCGCTCGTCGCCGGTCTGCCGGACGACGTCGGGCAGGTCGAGGAGGTGCTCGCCGCTGTGGGACCCCTCAGCCGGCCAGTGGGCGGCGACACCCGGGCCGTCGCCGGCCTCCTCGTCCGGGTCGCCGAACACCTGGAGCGGGACGGCGGGTACGGCGCGTCCGTGCTGCCGGTGCGGGAGATCGCCACCGGCGGCGACGAGGTGCTCTACGGCCTGGCGGACGCCGAGGCCGCCGAGGTGCTGGCCGCCCGGTTCGCGGGCGCTCGCCGGTCCGGGACGGGGGAGACGGTGCGGGTGCTTGTCCAGAACGGCGCCGGGACCCCGGGGCTGGAGGACCTGGCGAGGGAGCGGCTCGTGGAGGCCGGCTTCCGGTTCGTGGGCGGCGGTAACGCCGCCGTGCTGGGCCGGCGGACGTCCGCGGTCCTCGTCCCGCAGGACACGCCTCGGCTGCGGGAGGCCGGTCTCGGGGTGGTCGAGGCCCTCGGGCTGCCGCAGGACGTGCTCGCGGTGGGCCGGGAGGCGCCGACCACCGCGGACGTCATCGTCGTCCTCGGCACCGATTTCGCGGAGGTCGCCGCCGGGGCGGGAGGCGACTCCTGA
- a CDS encoding nicotinate-nucleotide adenylyltransferase: MRLGVMGGTFDPIHHGHLVAASEVASEFDLDEVVFVPTGRPWQKDAREVSPAEHRYLMTVIATASNPRFTVSRVDIDRPGPTYTIHTLRDLHAERPDAELFFITGADALAQILSWKDVEELWSLAHFVGVTRPGHVLSGTGLPEDGVSLLEVPAMAISSTDCRARVAAGEPVWYLVPDGVVQYIAKYHLYRDDR, translated from the coding sequence GTGCGCCTCGGGGTGATGGGCGGCACGTTCGACCCGATCCACCACGGCCACCTGGTCGCGGCCAGCGAGGTGGCCAGCGAGTTCGACCTCGACGAGGTCGTCTTCGTGCCAACCGGCCGGCCGTGGCAGAAGGACGCCCGGGAGGTGTCGCCGGCCGAGCACCGCTACCTCATGACGGTGATCGCGACCGCGTCGAACCCGCGGTTCACCGTGAGCCGGGTCGACATCGACCGTCCCGGTCCGACGTACACCATCCACACCCTGCGAGACCTGCACGCCGAGCGGCCCGACGCCGAGCTGTTCTTCATCACCGGCGCCGACGCGCTGGCCCAGATCCTGTCCTGGAAGGACGTCGAGGAGCTGTGGTCGCTGGCGCACTTCGTCGGCGTCACCCGGCCAGGGCACGTCCTGTCGGGCACCGGCCTGCCCGAGGACGGCGTGAGCCTGCTCGAGGTGCCGGCGATGGCGATCTCCTCCACCGACTGCCGCGCCCGCGTCGCTGCCGGTGAACCGGTCTGGTACCTCGTGCCGGACGGTGTCGTGCAGTACATCGCCAAGTACCACCTGTACCGGGACGACCGGTGA
- a CDS encoding Rieske (2Fe-2S) protein, translated as MIPVVRYVNRPCAPSRRAVVLAGAAGVASLTTACSGDDEPTTNVAAGDVVAQVSDVPVGGAVSATGPSGPLLIAQPTEGQVVAFSAVCTHQGCTVAPGDGDLRCPCHGSVFDLATGTNVSGPAPAPLAAAQVEVVDGQIRAL; from the coding sequence ATGATCCCCGTTGTGCGCTACGTGAACCGACCCTGCGCCCCCAGCCGCCGTGCCGTCGTCCTGGCGGGTGCGGCGGGAGTGGCCTCGCTGACCACCGCATGCTCCGGCGACGACGAACCGACGACGAACGTCGCGGCCGGGGACGTGGTCGCGCAGGTCTCGGACGTCCCTGTCGGCGGTGCCGTCTCGGCCACCGGTCCGAGCGGCCCCCTGCTGATCGCGCAGCCCACCGAGGGGCAGGTCGTCGCGTTCAGTGCCGTCTGCACGCACCAGGGCTGCACGGTCGCGCCCGGGGACGGCGATCTGCGCTGCCCGTGTCACGGCTCGGTGTTCGACCTGGCGACGGGCACCAACGTCTCCGGTCCGGCGCCGGCACCGCTCGCGGCAGCGCAGGTCGAGGTGGTCGACGGGCAGATCCGCGCGCTCTGA